One segment of Clarias gariepinus isolate MV-2021 ecotype Netherlands chromosome 6, CGAR_prim_01v2, whole genome shotgun sequence DNA contains the following:
- the LOC128527133 gene encoding odorant receptor 131-2-like produces MVVNDMIQLTVAVMLHLIVYIFYTINVSFCCFLLITAIIPTLNTPLNLAGMAIERYIAICNPLYHSHICTVRRTYMLISLIWFLGSIPILPDLFILVATEPSEFFFSKIICSRDTVFRHPYLVEKKNISHLVYLLFVWLILVYTYFRIIFAAKAAGSNAKKARNTIILHGLQLVLCMFTYIGPPLESFFSSLFPILTLELKYVNFLFVYVLPRFLSPVIYGWRDQMLSSYLKRDLLCNKKKSQIKAEFN; encoded by the coding sequence ATGGTTGTAAATGACATGATCCAGTTAACAGTTGCTGTAATGCTTCACCttattgtatacattttttatacaattaatgtttcattctgttgttttcttttaattactGCGATAATCCCCACCCTCAACACTCCACTGAACCTTGCTGGTATGGCCATAGAACGCTATATAGCAATCTGTAACCCATTATATCACAGTCATATCTGTACTGTTCGAAGAACATATATGTTGATCAGCCTTATCTGGTtcctaggttcaattcccattcTTCCAGATTTGTTCATTCTTGTAGCCACTGAGCCTtcagaattctttttttctaagaTTATCTGCAGTCGTGACACAGTGTTCCGCCACCCGTATCTggtggaaaaaaagaacatctcACATCTGGTCTACCTCTTGTTTGTCTGGCTTATTTTGGTCTATACTTACTTCAGAATCATTTTCGCTGCCAAGGCAGCTGGCTCAAATGCTAAGAAAGCCCGCAACACGATCATCCTACATGGATTACAACTTGTGCTATGCATGTTCACATACATAGGCCCACCACTTGAAAGCTTTTTCTCCTCTCTTTTCCCCATATTAACACTTGAACTGAAATATGTTAATTTTCTCTTTGTCTATGTTTTGCCCAGATTTTTAAGTCCCGTTATATATGGATGGAGAGACCAGATGTTGTCATCATATCTAAAAAGGGATTTGTTgtgcaataagaaaaaaagtcaaataaaagCAGAATTTAACTAG